One window of Flavobacterium ammonificans genomic DNA carries:
- a CDS encoding M16 family metallopeptidase → MKKMNQLALSLLLFPLALLAQTIDYGQVIPFDPNVKTGKLDNGLTYYIKKNAKPEKKVDLRLVVNAGSILEDDDQQGLAHFMEHMCFNGTKRFPKNQLVDYLQSIGVKFGQHLNAYTSFDETVYFLPIPSDNPEKLEKGFQILEDWAFNTVLTPEEIDKERGVVLEEYRLGLGADKRMLGHYLPKMMHNSKYANRLPIGQKEILEKFKYETLTRFYKDWYRPNLMSVIVVGDIDVAEMEKKIKEHFAAYKNPANEKARNVFEVPNHKETFIAVESDKEATDTQVQLFYKDYTAPKKIVNVGDFRSQLVEGLFATLLNNRLNELTNSPKPPFTFGFTYYGGTYARNKKAYQSFAMMAENQQLSALKVLVTENERAKKYGFTSGELDRAKASFLAQIEKSYNDRAKTNSDRFVGEMQSHFLEQEPVPGIEWTFETMKKLMPSIILKDVNDLIKDYIKEDNRVVVFTGPEKDNLKKVTEQEVLEALKVNEADLKPYEDKAIATSLLRKELKVGTVVNREANATLGTKTLVLSNGVKVVYKTTDFKNDEVIFEAVSLGGSNFYSNEVMKKVQFANGALAEAGFSGLKLNDINKFMTGKIARVNPYISNTTEGLRGNTTPKDLEYLFQMVHAYFTDLNFDPEAFEGFKQKQASFFKNMASEPQYYFQQEFYTFLNKENPRFNGIMPTDKSWAETDYKLAYDKYKERFANAADFEFFFVGNVDDKTIEAFASKYLASLPTTATKEKTVDLGYRMLKGDLKKVVNKGTDPKSNVTIMFYGEAKYSPKEALAMEALGEVLTIKLVEQLRESESGVYGVSARGTMNKVPYGIYNFNIGFPCGPENAEKLTASALNELQKIITNGPDEKDVAKYKEGELADYRKDSKENRFWLANFTKSFLNSSNPENALKYEAEVNAITAKDIQEVAKKYLTKDKVIGMLMPESKI, encoded by the coding sequence ATGAAAAAAATGAACCAACTCGCTTTGAGCTTACTATTGTTTCCTTTAGCATTGTTAGCACAAACTATTGACTATGGACAGGTTATTCCATTTGATCCGAATGTTAAAACTGGCAAACTCGATAATGGGCTTACCTATTATATTAAAAAGAATGCCAAGCCAGAAAAGAAAGTAGACCTTAGATTGGTCGTAAATGCAGGTTCTATTTTGGAAGACGATGACCAACAGGGTTTGGCTCATTTTATGGAGCACATGTGTTTTAATGGTACGAAACGATTTCCAAAGAATCAATTAGTAGATTATTTACAAAGTATTGGTGTTAAATTTGGGCAACACTTAAATGCATACACAAGTTTTGACGAGACTGTTTACTTTCTTCCGATTCCATCTGATAATCCAGAGAAATTAGAAAAAGGATTTCAAATTTTGGAAGATTGGGCATTTAATACTGTATTGACTCCAGAAGAAATCGATAAAGAACGCGGAGTAGTTTTAGAAGAATATCGTTTAGGATTGGGCGCTGATAAACGTATGTTGGGGCATTATCTTCCAAAAATGATGCATAATTCTAAGTATGCTAATCGTTTGCCTATTGGTCAAAAAGAAATCTTAGAAAAATTCAAATATGAAACCTTAACTCGTTTTTACAAAGATTGGTATCGTCCGAATTTGATGAGCGTTATTGTGGTAGGAGATATTGATGTTGCCGAAATGGAAAAGAAAATAAAAGAGCATTTCGCTGCATATAAAAATCCAGCCAATGAAAAAGCGAGAAATGTTTTTGAAGTACCCAACCATAAAGAAACTTTTATTGCGGTAGAAAGCGATAAAGAAGCCACTGATACTCAAGTGCAATTATTCTATAAAGATTATACTGCACCAAAGAAAATAGTGAATGTGGGCGATTTTAGAAGTCAGCTTGTTGAAGGTTTGTTTGCAACCTTATTAAACAATCGTCTAAATGAATTGACTAATTCACCTAAACCACCTTTTACATTTGGATTTACCTATTATGGGGGTACCTATGCTAGAAATAAAAAAGCATATCAATCTTTTGCTATGATGGCTGAAAATCAACAATTAAGTGCTTTGAAAGTGTTGGTTACAGAGAATGAAAGAGCTAAAAAATATGGTTTCACATCAGGTGAATTGGATAGAGCTAAAGCAAGCTTTTTAGCACAAATTGAGAAAAGTTATAACGATAGGGCTAAAACTAATTCAGATAGATTTGTGGGAGAAATGCAATCGCATTTTCTTGAGCAAGAACCCGTTCCTGGAATAGAATGGACTTTCGAGACTATGAAAAAATTAATGCCAAGCATTATTTTGAAAGATGTAAATGATTTGATTAAAGATTACATAAAAGAAGATAACCGAGTGGTTGTTTTTACTGGGCCGGAAAAAGATAATCTGAAAAAAGTTACGGAACAAGAAGTATTAGAGGCATTAAAAGTAAATGAAGCCGATTTGAAACCATATGAAGATAAGGCGATAGCGACGAGTTTACTTAGAAAAGAGTTAAAAGTTGGAACAGTTGTAAATAGAGAAGCAAATGCTACTTTAGGAACCAAAACCTTAGTTTTATCTAATGGGGTAAAAGTAGTTTACAAAACTACCGATTTCAAAAATGATGAAGTGATTTTTGAAGCTGTAAGTTTAGGAGGAAGTAATTTTTACTCTAATGAAGTAATGAAAAAAGTACAATTTGCAAATGGAGCTTTAGCTGAAGCGGGATTCTCTGGGTTGAAATTAAATGATATCAATAAATTCATGACTGGAAAAATTGCACGAGTAAATCCATACATAAGTAATACCACAGAAGGGCTTAGAGGAAATACTACTCCAAAAGATTTAGAATATTTATTCCAGATGGTACATGCATATTTCACCGATTTAAATTTTGATCCAGAAGCATTTGAAGGCTTTAAACAAAAACAAGCTAGTTTCTTTAAAAATATGGCTTCGGAACCACAATATTATTTCCAACAAGAGTTTTACACGTTTTTAAATAAAGAAAACCCAAGGTTTAATGGAATAATGCCAACTGATAAATCCTGGGCAGAAACAGATTATAAGTTAGCCTATGATAAATACAAAGAGCGTTTTGCAAATGCAGCAGATTTCGAGTTTTTCTTTGTAGGAAATGTAGACGATAAAACTATCGAAGCTTTTGCTTCTAAATATTTGGCGTCTTTACCTACAACAGCAACCAAAGAAAAAACAGTAGACTTAGGTTACCGAATGTTAAAAGGTGATTTAAAGAAAGTAGTCAATAAAGGAACCGATCCTAAAAGTAATGTGACTATTATGTTTTATGGTGAAGCAAAATATTCTCCAAAGGAAGCTTTAGCTATGGAAGCTTTAGGTGAAGTTTTGACCATTAAACTAGTTGAGCAATTGCGTGAATCAGAAAGTGGAGTTTACGGTGTTTCAGCTCGAGGCACCATGAATAAAGTGCCTTACGGTATTTATAATTTTAATATTGGGTTCCCTTGTGGGCCTGAAAATGCTGAAAAGCTTACGGCATCTGCATTGAACGAATTGCAAAAAATTATTACCAATGGTCCAGATGAAAAAGATGTTGCCAAATACAAAGAAGGCGAATTGGCAGATTATAGAAAAGATAGCAAAGAAAACCGTTTTTGGTTGGCGAATTTCACTAAATCTTTTTTAAATAGTAGCAATCCTGAAAATGCATTGAAATATGAAGCTGAAGTGAATGCTATAACAGCTAAAGATATTCAAGAAGTGGCTAAAAAATATTTAACTAAAGATAAAGTAATTGGGATGTTGATGCCTGAAAGTAAAATATAG
- a CDS encoding DUF5103 domain-containing protein, whose protein sequence is MRNPYLTLIISLLGILSTELLYSQALNEVAPPYHIKTVSFVQNNQNVVPIFQLGEQFQLQFDDLYGNDASFYYEIIHCDYNWKPTDIQKREYLEGIDNQRILESLSSFNTLQSYSHYRLNFPNSSLQFKISGNYMLKVLNEEREVVFSRKFILYENAVSVPIQVRRPRNVKQMDFKHNLEFTVKSNQIVFQNALKNVKTVLIQNGKFQTAITNILPQFTIGNELVYRYDTPTQFWAGNEFHFFDNKEIRLPSNSISKVDNKKEIYTAHLFTNDARANSPYYFWEDVNGNFVIRRLFSENNEIESDYSWIHFTLSAPNFRSSDGAIYIAGMFNNYTLNAENKMDYNAESGLYEKYILIKQGFTNYEYVAVDPKGNIDQENAIDGNFFQTENEYTVLVYYKENMDRYERVIGKGTANSLNGIN, encoded by the coding sequence ATGCGAAATCCTTATTTAACCTTAATCATAAGTTTACTTGGCATTCTTTCTACAGAACTACTTTATTCACAAGCTCTAAATGAAGTTGCACCGCCTTACCATATTAAAACCGTATCATTTGTACAAAACAACCAAAATGTGGTGCCCATTTTTCAATTGGGTGAGCAATTTCAATTACAGTTTGATGATTTGTATGGAAACGACGCTTCTTTTTATTATGAAATAATTCATTGTGACTACAATTGGAAACCTACCGATATTCAAAAAAGAGAATACCTTGAAGGAATAGATAACCAACGTATTTTAGAATCGCTAAGCTCATTCAATACCTTACAAAGTTATTCGCATTATAGGTTGAACTTCCCTAATTCTTCTCTGCAATTTAAAATCAGTGGAAATTATATGCTTAAAGTATTGAATGAAGAAAGAGAAGTTGTTTTCTCTCGAAAATTCATCTTGTATGAAAATGCCGTTTCTGTCCCAATTCAAGTGAGAAGACCTCGAAATGTTAAGCAGATGGATTTCAAACATAACCTGGAGTTTACTGTAAAATCAAACCAAATTGTTTTTCAAAATGCTTTGAAAAATGTAAAAACAGTATTGATTCAAAATGGAAAATTCCAAACTGCTATAACCAATATTCTTCCCCAATTCACCATTGGAAATGAATTAGTATATCGTTACGATACGCCTACACAATTTTGGGCCGGTAACGAATTTCATTTTTTTGACAACAAAGAGATTAGATTGCCAAGTAATTCAATTTCAAAAGTGGATAATAAAAAAGAAATATACACCGCTCACTTATTTACAAATGATGCAAGGGCAAATAGTCCTTACTACTTTTGGGAAGATGTAAATGGAAATTTTGTAATTCGTAGATTATTTTCAGAAAATAATGAAATCGAATCTGATTATAGTTGGATACATTTCACGCTCTCAGCTCCAAATTTTAGAAGTTCTGATGGCGCTATCTATATTGCAGGAATGTTCAATAATTATACTTTAAATGCAGAAAATAAAATGGATTACAATGCTGAAAGTGGATTGTATGAAAAATACATTTTAATTAAACAAGGATTTACAAATTATGAATATGTAGCTGTTGATCCAAAAGGAAATATTGATCAAGAAAATGCAATTGATGGTAATTTTTTTCAAACGGAAAACGAATATACTGTCTTGGTCTACTATAAAGAAAATATGGATCGATACGAACGAGTTATAGGAAAAGGCACTGCTAATTCATTGAATGGAATTAATTAA
- the apaG gene encoding Co2+/Mg2+ efflux protein ApaG — protein sequence MVTQITRGIKISVLTSFEGTYFKNYRIHFAFSYQIKIENHSKDSVQLITRHWEIFDSLNELEIVDGEGVIGKKPVLKPGELYTYSSGCLLSSPHGAMKGHFNMINFTTTKNFKVIVPSFRLSAPFALN from the coding sequence ATGGTTACCCAAATAACAAGAGGTATTAAAATTTCGGTTTTGACTAGTTTTGAAGGAACTTACTTCAAAAACTATAGAATCCATTTTGCCTTTAGTTACCAAATTAAAATTGAAAATCACAGTAAAGATTCTGTTCAATTAATCACACGTCATTGGGAAATATTTGATTCGTTAAACGAATTAGAAATTGTAGATGGTGAAGGCGTTATTGGAAAAAAACCAGTACTTAAACCGGGTGAATTATACACCTATAGTTCAGGCTGTTTACTTTCATCCCCTCACGGCGCAATGAAAGGACACTTCAATATGATTAACTTTACAACTACTAAAAATTTTAAAGTAATTGTTCCTTCTTTTAGACTGAGCGCACCTTTTGCATTGAATTAA
- the pruA gene encoding L-glutamate gamma-semialdehyde dehydrogenase — protein sequence MLKGFFKVPKAVNEPVKGYAPNSPEKAAVLEAYKKMWNTTIDVPLYIGSEEIKTGNTRTMSAPHDHQHIVGTYHLAEKSHVEKAIANALESRQAWANMAWEQRAAIFLKAAELIAGPYRARINAATMIAQSKTIHQAEIDASCELIDFLRFNVEFMSQIYSDQPTSDSSVWNRLEYRPLEGFIYAITPFNFTAIAANLPASAAMMGNVVVWKPSDSQVFSAKIIIDIFKEAGLPDGVINVVFGDALMVTDTVLASRDFAGVHFTGSTHVFKDIWAKIGTNIHHYKTYPRIVGETGGKDFIIAHPSANVKQVATGIVRGAFEFQGQKCSAASRAYIPKSLWPAIKEQVIKDVKSMKMGSPEDFSNFITAVIHEGSFDKLASYIDQAKKDADAEIIVGGNYDKSKGYFIEPTVIVTTNPKYTTMETELFGPVITIYVYEDAQWAETLKLVDTTSEYALTGAVFSTDRYAIEEATVALQNAAGNFYINDKPTGAVVGQQPFGGARASGTNDKAGSALNLLRWASPRTIKETLVAPEDYRYPFLG from the coding sequence ATGTTAAAAGGATTTTTTAAAGTACCCAAAGCGGTCAACGAACCTGTAAAAGGATACGCTCCTAATTCACCTGAAAAAGCAGCTGTACTGGAGGCTTACAAAAAAATGTGGAACACCACTATCGACGTTCCATTATACATTGGAAGCGAAGAAATTAAAACTGGAAATACCAGAACAATGTCGGCACCACACGACCACCAACATATTGTAGGAACCTACCATTTAGCGGAGAAGTCACATGTAGAAAAAGCAATTGCAAATGCATTGGAATCAAGACAAGCTTGGGCTAATATGGCTTGGGAACAACGCGCTGCTATTTTCTTAAAAGCGGCCGAACTAATTGCTGGTCCTTACCGTGCAAGAATTAATGCTGCGACGATGATTGCACAATCAAAAACCATTCATCAAGCTGAAATTGATGCGTCTTGTGAGTTGATTGACTTTTTGCGTTTCAACGTAGAATTCATGTCTCAAATTTACAGTGACCAACCTACTTCAGACTCATCAGTTTGGAATCGTTTAGAATACAGACCTTTGGAAGGATTCATCTACGCTATTACTCCTTTTAACTTTACTGCTATTGCCGCTAATTTACCAGCTAGTGCTGCAATGATGGGAAATGTAGTAGTTTGGAAACCAAGTGATAGCCAAGTTTTCTCTGCCAAAATCATTATCGATATTTTCAAAGAAGCGGGTTTACCTGATGGTGTAATCAATGTAGTTTTTGGAGATGCATTAATGGTAACCGATACAGTTTTAGCAAGCCGTGATTTTGCAGGGGTTCACTTTACAGGATCAACTCATGTATTTAAAGACATTTGGGCTAAAATTGGAACGAACATTCACCATTACAAAACCTATCCAAGAATTGTTGGAGAAACAGGTGGGAAAGATTTTATCATTGCTCATCCTTCTGCAAATGTGAAACAAGTAGCGACAGGAATTGTTCGTGGCGCATTTGAGTTTCAAGGACAAAAATGTTCTGCAGCTTCTAGAGCTTATATTCCAAAAAGCCTTTGGCCAGCTATAAAAGAACAAGTAATTAAGGATGTTAAATCAATGAAAATGGGATCTCCTGAAGACTTCTCAAACTTCATCACAGCAGTAATTCACGAAGGTTCATTTGACAAATTAGCAAGTTATATTGACCAAGCTAAAAAAGATGCCGATGCGGAAATAATTGTAGGTGGAAATTACGATAAATCAAAAGGATATTTTATTGAACCAACGGTAATCGTAACGACCAATCCAAAATACACGACAATGGAAACCGAATTGTTCGGTCCAGTAATTACTATTTATGTGTATGAAGATGCGCAATGGGCTGAAACGCTAAAATTAGTTGACACAACTTCTGAATATGCTTTGACAGGTGCTGTTTTCAGTACGGACCGTTACGCAATTGAAGAAGCAACTGTAGCACTTCAAAATGCAGCAGGAAACTTCTACATCAATGACAAACCAACAGGAGCGGTTGTAGGACAACAACCTTTTGGCGGTGCCAGAGCTTCAGGGACAAATGACAAAGCAGGATCTGCCTTGAATTTATTACGTTGGGCTTCGCCAAGAACTATTAAAGAAACTTTAGTAGCTCCTGAAGATTACAGATATCCGTTTTTAGGATAA
- the rsmG gene encoding 16S rRNA (guanine(527)-N(7))-methyltransferase RsmG — MEEILKHFPNLTDVQKEQFQQLDSLYHDWNEKINVISRKDIDALYTKHVLHSLGIAKIQSFEPGTYVLDVGTGGGFPGIPLAILFPETRFYLIDVIAKKIKVVKAVADALGLKNVKAEQIRAENVKGDFDFIVSRAVTNMPDFVSWVKTKIKKQHKHELKNGILYLKGGDLTEELKDFPKATLYDLADFFEDEFFDTKKVVHLPLKFTI, encoded by the coding sequence ATGGAAGAAATTCTGAAGCATTTTCCTAATTTAACGGATGTTCAAAAAGAGCAATTTCAGCAGTTAGATTCTTTATACCACGATTGGAACGAAAAAATAAACGTTATTTCTCGAAAAGATATTGATGCTTTGTACACTAAGCACGTTTTACACTCCTTGGGAATTGCTAAAATTCAGTCTTTTGAACCAGGAACTTATGTTTTGGATGTAGGAACTGGCGGTGGTTTTCCTGGAATTCCATTGGCGATACTTTTTCCGGAAACGCGTTTTTATTTGATCGATGTCATTGCCAAAAAAATAAAAGTGGTTAAAGCTGTTGCGGATGCGTTGGGATTAAAAAATGTAAAAGCAGAACAAATTCGTGCAGAAAATGTGAAAGGTGATTTTGATTTTATAGTTAGTCGTGCGGTAACCAATATGCCTGATTTTGTTTCTTGGGTAAAAACCAAAATCAAAAAGCAACACAAACACGAATTAAAAAACGGTATTCTCTACTTGAAAGGTGGCGACCTAACCGAAGAGTTAAAAGACTTTCCAAAAGCAACTTTGTATGACTTAGCTGATTTCTTTGAAGATGAATTTTTTGACACTAAGAAAGTCGTGCATTTACCACTAAAATTTACGATTTAA
- a CDS encoding fatty acid desaturase family protein, with protein MKNTAPTFAKQDDLKFFRILNSRVNNYFKENNLNKTGNWKLHLKTIVMFSIFLTPYFFLLAMDMPFWTYLLLNLIIGIGMAGVGMNVMHDGNHGAYSNKSWVNKFMGGSIYILAGNVYNWQVQHNVLHHTYTNILGHDEDLEAGRILRFSKTAKWYNYHKFQHYYSVFLYGLLTFNWAITTDFLQMKRYLKRNLSYGEFKKPVIRWTTLIITKVIYFSIWLVIPMVLGITWWKVILGFLVMHYTAGLILSIVFQLAHVVDETANPIPNEEGEIENTWAIHQLYTTANFAPKNWLVNYYTGGLNHQIEHHIFPNISHVHYSKIAEFVKQTAKECNLPYHEFKTTREAILSHFTHLKNLGMKPELSA; from the coding sequence ATGAAAAATACCGCTCCAACATTTGCAAAACAAGATGATTTAAAATTTTTTAGAATTTTAAATTCTCGTGTCAACAATTATTTCAAAGAAAACAATCTTAATAAAACTGGAAATTGGAAATTACATCTCAAAACAATCGTGATGTTCTCTATTTTCTTAACTCCTTATTTCTTTTTATTAGCTATGGATATGCCTTTTTGGACTTACCTCCTACTCAACCTAATCATAGGTATAGGAATGGCTGGAGTAGGAATGAACGTAATGCATGATGGCAATCACGGCGCTTATTCTAACAAATCTTGGGTGAATAAATTCATGGGAGGAAGTATCTATATTTTAGCCGGAAATGTGTACAATTGGCAAGTACAACACAATGTATTGCATCATACCTACACTAATATTTTGGGTCATGACGAAGATTTAGAAGCAGGACGTATTTTACGTTTTTCTAAAACAGCGAAATGGTACAATTACCATAAATTCCAACATTATTACTCCGTTTTTCTATATGGTTTATTGACTTTCAATTGGGCTATAACTACCGATTTTCTTCAAATGAAACGCTACCTAAAACGCAATTTGTCGTATGGCGAATTCAAAAAACCAGTCATTCGTTGGACCACTTTAATTATTACTAAAGTGATTTATTTCTCCATTTGGTTGGTAATTCCTATGGTTTTAGGTATTACTTGGTGGAAAGTAATTCTGGGGTTTTTAGTAATGCACTATACCGCTGGATTGATTTTGAGTATTGTTTTCCAATTGGCACATGTGGTAGACGAAACTGCCAATCCAATACCAAATGAGGAAGGCGAAATTGAAAATACTTGGGCTATTCACCAACTATATACTACAGCTAATTTTGCTCCAAAAAACTGGTTAGTGAATTATTATACAGGTGGTTTAAATCACCAAATTGAACACCATATTTTTCCAAATATTTCTCATGTTCATTATAGTAAAATTGCCGAGTTTGTGAAACAAACTGCTAAAGAATGCAACCTTCCATACCATGAGTTTAAAACTACTCGAGAAGCCATTCTATCTCATTTTACTCATTTAAAAAATTTGGGAATGAAACCGGAATTATCGGCATAA
- a CDS encoding pyridoxal phosphate-dependent aminotransferase, giving the protein MSNPLSDRINNLATSQTLAMAALARELKSQGKDIISLSLGEPDFNTPDFIKEAAKKAIDENYSTYSPVDGYVELKEAICRKFKRDNDLDYKPSQIVVSTGAKQSLYNIAQVMLNDGDEVILPAPYWVSYFEIVKLSGGVPVEVPTSVETDFKITPAQLEAVITPKTKMIWFSSPCNPSGSVYNREELTAIAKVLEKYPNVYVVADEIYEHINFSGTFCSIASIPGMLEKTITVNGVAKAFAMTGYRIGYIGAPEFIAKACTKIQGQVTSGANSVAQRATITAVDADPSVLKHMVDAFHSRRDLVVGLIKEIPGMKINVPEGAFYVFPDVSSFFGKTLRGTEIKDANDFSMYLLAEANVATVTGDAFGNPNCIRFSYATSNDILKEALRRIKEAVS; this is encoded by the coding sequence ATGAGCAATCCACTTTCAGACAGAATTAACAACTTAGCTACATCACAAACATTAGCAATGGCTGCTTTAGCCAGAGAATTAAAATCTCAAGGAAAAGACATTATCAGTTTAAGCTTGGGCGAACCTGATTTCAACACACCTGACTTTATTAAAGAAGCAGCAAAAAAAGCAATTGACGAAAATTACAGCACCTACTCTCCAGTAGATGGATATGTAGAATTAAAAGAAGCGATTTGTAGAAAATTCAAACGCGACAATGATTTGGACTACAAACCGTCTCAAATTGTAGTTTCTACAGGAGCTAAACAATCCTTATACAACATCGCACAAGTGATGTTAAACGATGGTGACGAAGTAATTTTACCAGCACCGTATTGGGTTTCTTATTTTGAAATCGTAAAACTTTCAGGAGGTGTTCCGGTTGAAGTTCCAACCTCTGTGGAGACTGATTTCAAGATTACGCCAGCACAATTAGAGGCAGTAATCACTCCTAAAACTAAAATGATTTGGTTCAGTTCTCCTTGTAACCCAAGTGGTTCTGTATACAACCGCGAAGAATTAACTGCAATAGCTAAAGTATTAGAAAAATACCCTAACGTCTATGTAGTTGCTGACGAAATTTACGAGCATATTAACTTTTCTGGAACTTTTTGCAGTATTGCTTCTATCCCAGGTATGTTAGAAAAAACGATTACTGTTAACGGAGTTGCCAAAGCTTTCGCTATGACTGGATATAGAATTGGATACATTGGCGCACCAGAATTCATTGCCAAAGCTTGTACTAAAATTCAAGGACAAGTTACAAGTGGCGCAAACTCTGTAGCTCAACGCGCAACGATTACTGCAGTAGATGCCGATCCATCGGTTTTGAAACACATGGTCGATGCTTTCCATAGCCGTAGAGATTTAGTGGTGGGATTAATCAAAGAGATTCCAGGTATGAAAATCAACGTGCCAGAAGGCGCTTTTTATGTATTCCCAGACGTCTCTTCTTTCTTCGGAAAAACTTTAAGAGGAACCGAAATTAAAGACGCTAATGATTTCTCTATGTACCTTTTAGCCGAAGCCAATGTAGCTACCGTAACGGGAGACGCTTTTGGAAATCCAAACTGTATTCGTTTCTCTTATGCTACAAGCAACGACATTTTAAAAGAAGCCTTACGCCGAATCAAAGAAGCGGTTTCATGA
- a CDS encoding peptidase U32 family protein: MKKKIEILAPAKDLLHGMAAINSGADAVYIGAPQFGARSNAHNSMEDVAALVNYAHLYHAQVFVVMNTILYDNELETCRQMIWELYHIGVDALIIQDMAIMEMELPPIVLHASTQANNRDPKNIKFLADAGIKRVVLARELNLHQIKEISEATDVELEFFVTGALCVSFSGNCYMSVANGERSANRGSCAQNCRLPYNLIDGHGETLIKNSHLLSIKDFDVTDQIPNLIEAGIVSFKIEGRLKDIVYVKNNVSFLRKKIDAFLEQNPNYTKASSGKCTFTFDSELNRTFNRGYTDYFVNERHQSIGSWESPKSKGQYIGKLIKTVGNSYEIENGELLNNGDGLCFINENNEADGIYVNKAENGFIYPNVLKEIKDGTFIYRNNDAAFIKIVEREDSAVRKISTSLVLTENENGFELTAMDEDGYVSNVLLEHAKEPTKNNLSIEDNIKTQLAKTGFTPYTADEITIQFSDNWFLPISKINEMRRTVYEQLTEIRLANYKREEHQIVKTDHPFPVDQLDFTYNVANKMARKFYERHGVTEIEKAFELQWDPGKSRVMTTKYCIKYELERCPKYHPEHRDKKVKEPLVLKQGELEYKLKFNCKPCEMEIWEKDAEFEIEEEE; the protein is encoded by the coding sequence ATGAAAAAGAAAATCGAAATACTAGCGCCTGCCAAAGACTTATTGCACGGTATGGCTGCTATCAATAGTGGTGCAGATGCAGTTTATATTGGAGCTCCGCAATTTGGCGCTCGTTCTAACGCACACAATTCTATGGAAGATGTGGCGGCTTTGGTAAATTACGCTCATCTCTATCACGCCCAAGTTTTTGTGGTAATGAATACTATTTTATACGACAACGAACTTGAAACCTGTCGCCAAATGATTTGGGAATTGTACCATATTGGTGTCGATGCCTTGATCATTCAGGATATGGCGATCATGGAAATGGAATTGCCGCCTATTGTTTTACACGCCAGTACGCAAGCCAATAATCGTGATCCGAAAAATATTAAATTCCTTGCCGATGCAGGCATCAAGCGTGTGGTTTTAGCACGCGAATTAAACTTACACCAAATCAAAGAAATTAGCGAAGCGACGGATGTCGAATTGGAATTCTTTGTTACCGGTGCTTTATGTGTTTCCTTCAGCGGGAATTGTTATATGAGTGTAGCCAATGGTGAACGTTCTGCCAATCGTGGTTCGTGCGCCCAAAACTGTCGATTGCCGTACAACTTAATTGACGGTCACGGCGAAACTTTAATCAAAAACAGTCACTTACTTTCCATCAAAGATTTTGATGTAACCGACCAAATTCCGAACTTGATTGAAGCCGGAATCGTTTCTTTCAAAATTGAAGGTCGATTAAAAGATATCGTTTATGTCAAAAATAATGTGTCGTTTCTTCGCAAGAAAATCGATGCTTTTTTAGAACAAAACCCCAATTATACCAAAGCTTCTTCAGGAAAATGTACGTTCACTTTCGATTCGGAATTGAACCGAACTTTTAACAGAGGTTATACTGATTATTTCGTAAACGAAAGACATCAAAGCATAGGTTCTTGGGAAAGTCCAAAATCAAAAGGGCAGTACATTGGAAAATTGATCAAAACCGTTGGCAATTCGTACGAAATTGAAAACGGAGAATTACTCAACAACGGTGATGGTTTGTGTTTTATTAACGAAAACAACGAAGCTGACGGAATTTATGTAAACAAAGCCGAAAACGGTTTCATTTACCCAAATGTGCTCAAAGAAATCAAAGACGGAACGTTCATTTACCGCAACAACGACGCGGCTTTCATCAAAATTGTGGAGCGTGAAGACAGTGCGGTTCGAAAAATTAGTACCTCTTTAGTATTAACCGAAAATGAAAACGGTTTTGAATTGACCGCCATGGACGAAGATGGTTATGTAAGCAACGTCCTTTTGGAACACGCCAAAGAACCAACTAAAAATAATTTGTCCATAGAAGACAATATCAAAACCCAATTAGCTAAAACGGGTTTTACGCCCTACACCGCTGACGAAATTACGATTCAGTTTTCAGACAATTGGTTTTTACCGATTTCAAAAATAAACGAAATGCGAAGAACGGTTTACGAACAATTGACTGAAATTCGTTTAGCGAATTACAAACGAGAGGAACACCAAATCGTAAAAACCGATCATCCGTTTCCAGTAGATCAATTGGATTTTACCTACAATGTTGCCAATAAAATGGCGCGCAAATTCTACGAACGTCACGGCGTTACCGAAATCGAAAAAGCTTTTGAATTGCAATGGGATCCGGGCAAATCACGCGTGATGACGACCAAATATTGTATCAAATATGAACTAGAACGTTGTCCAAAATACCATCCAGAGCATCGCGACAAAAAAGTCAAAGAACCGTTGGTTTTAAAACAAGGCGAATTGGAATACAAACTCAAATTCAACTGTAAACCTTGTGAAATGGAGATTTGGGAGAAAGATGCCGAATTTGAAATTGAAGAAGAGGAATAA